A DNA window from Castanea sativa cultivar Marrone di Chiusa Pesio chromosome 7, ASM4071231v1 contains the following coding sequences:
- the LOC142644260 gene encoding uncharacterized protein LOC142644260 — MDKSWMPMAKTPDGRLSRPYIEKVNTFINFARSVVDLSGNIPCLCIHCVNCYRQSLQIVHIHLLHRGIMQSYVNWYNHGELRVLNENIHDNEMSDGDHMDGINALVGDRIRGEPRNATEDEEVRHFDKLEEDAKRELYRGCTDYSILKFVIEMLNVKVMTNLSNKGLNMMLELLTKVLPKDNLIPRSTYEAKKILRDLGMSYEHIDACQNDCALFWKENENLDKCLVCETPRYKDTRAQGKKIPHKVLRYFLLTPRLRRLYMLGQRVKDMRWYIDKRVDDGIMRHPADSEEWKEFDLQHPDFTLEPRNVRLRLATDRFNPFGNMNNNYSMWPIIIIPYNLPPWLVMKEPYFMLSLLILGPHQPGNEIDTYLIHWLTS; from the coding sequence atggataaaagttggatgcCAATGGCTAAGACACCTGATGGCAGATTAAGTCGTCCATATATTGAAAAGGTcaatacatttattaattttgcaagATCGGTTGTGGACTTGAGTGGTAATATTCCGTGCCTGTGTATTCACTGTGTGAATTGCTATCGACAATCTCTTCAAATTGTGCATATCCATTTGCTTCATCGTGGGATTATGCAATCTTACGTTAATTGGTATAATCATGGAGAACTTCGTGTATTGAACGAGAACATTCATGATAATGAAATGTCGGATGGTGATCATATGGATGGTATCAATGCCTTGGTAGGTGACCGAATTAGAGGGGAACCAAGAAATGCAACCGAAGATGAGGAGGTGCGTCATTTTGacaaacttgaggaagatgcaaAGCGTGAGTTGTATCGGGGTTGCACTGATTATAGTATCTTGAAGTTTGTTATTGAGATGTTGAATGTAAAGGTAATGACCAACTTGAGTAATAAGGGACTTAATATGATGCTAGAATTGCTAACAAAGGTTTTACCAAAAGATAACTTGATTCCAAGGTCAACTTATGAAGCAAAGAAGATATTACGTGACTTGGGCATGTCATATGAGCATATAGATGCATGCCAAAATGATTGTGCactattttggaaggaaaatgaaaaccttgATAAATGTCTGGTGTGTGAGACGCCTAGGTACAAGGATACACGTGCCCAAGGTAAAAAGATTCCTCATAAGGTATTGCGTTACTTCCTGTTGACACCGAGATTAAGGAGATTGTACATGTTAGGCCAAAGAGTTAAGGACATGAGATGGTATATAGACAAACGAGTGGATGATGGGATAATGAGGCATCCGGCTGATAGTGAGGAGTGGAAGGAGTTTGATTTGCAACATCCTGATTTTACCCTCGAACCTCGCAATGTAAGGTTGAGGTTGGCTACAGATAGATTTAACCCTTTTGGGAATATGAACAACAACTATAGTATGTGGCCTATCATAATTATCCCCTATAACCTACCGCCTTGGCTGGTTATGAAGGAGCCATATTTCATGTTGTCCTTGCTTATTCTTGGTCCCCATCAACCAGGAAATGAGATTGATACTTACTTGATCCATTGGTTAACGAGTTGA